GAGCAGCTTATGGAAGATTTTAGCATCGTGACGTGCGAGTCAAGCGGGATGGGTTTGGTCGGGACGGGACAAAAGCTTCCTATGCCTCCCACGACTGGGAGATGGAACAGGTCGGATCCGAACACGATCTTGAGAGTTCTTTGCTATAGAGATGATCGTGTTGCTAATCAGTTTTTGAAGAAGTCGTTCCAGCTAGGTAAACGAAGATgattgtctccatatataagaTGTGATCCGTCGTGTGTGTATGAGTTTcaggattatgtttaaatgaGCCGTTTCAATAAAATACTCGTTTCCTTGTATAATATAAGTTTCTcagataaatagaaaaaaaaaaatttgttccaAAGGTTTATGATTATTGATCTCTATAGTTGAATATGCTATCGTTAATGTTTATTAGTCCTTCTCTAACATCgccaaaaatttataaagaaaatccAGAAGTGCATTTCCTAGCTTTGATCTTTGTAGaattaaagaataaattatAAGGGAGTTATATTATTGTTTTGTGTcttaataaatacataaaattatatatgtatatatacgaTAGTTAAACATatcttaattataaatataatttatctcaatcgaatattataaaaatatctttatCCCTCTAAAAAAAGTTGCTTATGGTCTGGGCCCTACTAAAAACACAAGCAACATCTTTTCTTTATGCAAAATAAATATCTGACGGCTCGcgattgatatttttttttattttttttattcagacaaaaaaaaattaagcaacCTTTCATGATTGatgggataatgatgctctaatatGCCTTCTGAACTTTACTCTATAGccgaattttaaaattttctaatataATACGCTTCCTGAACTTTACACTATAgctagggctgttcaatatggtaaaaccgaaccgtaccgaaccgaaccgaaccgaaatagacaatatggtttggttttggtatataccatataaaccgaatggatataattttataaaaaccgtaggatttggatatggtttggtatataaccgattaaaccgaacaaaaccgattaaaagtagaaacacgtaaatatgtatctattttataacaatacatgaaaatctatttgttacataagttaaatttgtgttaataactattactataattttatagtaataaaaagccttaatttgtaaaacacttgaactataattaaataacaatacatcgcaattcagacatcttattttctaagtcttcttttgatttttttgctttattttagtgttcactaaattaatatgaagattataaatttgatggacaataattaatggaaaatttttacaatttttttcttatttgtaaaCGAACAGAGTTTTGTGTTCAATTGAAAAAGCTTGACTTTAATGAACAATAAATAGGGAAGAGTGAAAAAACGTTTCTTTCatatttctgttttgtttcatatttttgttttcaaaatttcaagctttgattttagttatagatttgattattttatttgatggtagaagcatttttacttttttgttcatttatttgaacatgtaatatatttttaataaatgactatgttgacaatatgactctaaaattcatataatatgatctcaaactaaataattatgttttttggtataaaaccgaataaaccgaaaaccgacggtatataaaccgaaccgaaccgaagtaaatatggatttagaatggtagttatattttactaaccgaaataccaaaaaccgaaaaaaaccgaaccgaaaccgaaccgatatccggattgaacacccctaactATAGCcgaatttaaaatgtaataatatctTGTCCGCAAGATATACATATTCTCTATCTTAAGCTATTTCCAACAATCTTTCTGTACAATATCACTGTTTCAACCAAACTGCAACAACTTGAATATCTCCTATCACAACCTTTCTAGTGGTGAATCATTGCCTTTGTGACACAAAAATGTTTTTCTCTATGGATCGGTCAAGAAAAACGAGACTATTCACATACATACACACTCAACACATCCACAGGTCACCAAAACCATTCTATGTTTTTAGTCTTTGTTACTGGTATTACCATCATTACATACATCGACCGGTTGAACAATAGAACTCTCGGGCTTTGCTTTCGTCTTCTTCATGGAgacctctcctcctcctccggatCCTTTCACCTTCCTATGACGCGATGTAGATTTTCTATGAGTAGTGGAACTATCTGAAAGAGGATCAGAACCTTCTACCTCGTTAACCGAGACAACACGCTTCCTCCTGACTGATGGATCATTCGATGAGTCCATTGACCCGTGCCTACTCCTGCTGTGACGTCTCGAATGTTTTGGTAGCATATCCGATGTTGAAACGTTGCTGCTTCTCCTAGGAGGAGAACCGTTTTGTGAGGTCGTCTCGGATTTACGCCTTGTTTTCTTGTGCTTCAGTTTCTCAGGAGGAGGAGGCAACAGCTCTTGTAATCCAACTCCTTCCCCTATTGGATTGTTGGTCACATCTCCTCGGGAAACAACTTGACCATTCTCATGCTCTTGAGGTTTGAAGTCACCCATCTACAGTATATATTTAGTTACCAATGATGAGTATTCTTATACTAATACGACGAGATCTGAGATTTAAGGGCCATAAACATTTTTATGttacttaataattttttatttgataatttcTAAGCCATGCATGCaatctatgtataatatttttctattattcGGAAGCCAAGTCGAATGTTTCATCTTGTCGTGTCTAGATCTAGCCCTATCTGCGGATAAATACTTAGAAATGTACAAATTATACCCAGCTTGGCATATTGGCTGCAGGACCGTCGGATCCGATGTGCGCAACATGCTTTACATCGGTGGGAAACCCGATCTGGATATCTTGGTCTTTATCTTTATCTTCAtctgaaattataaaatttatcatataaGGATCTGACTTGTGCAACAAGAAACGTCAAAATGTTGTGAATTATTGATGAGATGAGACTAACCGAAAATCTGAGTAATGTAGCGAAGACCTTTAAGAAGGCCTTTCACGGTCGTCATGATTTTCTGTTAGAAGTTCAGATGCTGCAACACTGTGAATGCGCCAAGCCCTGACTTGTAGAGCAAATCAGCGTTTTCTGTAAAATGTGAAAGTGAATGAAAGAGAGATGTTTGAATGAATACTACAATCTCATTACCTTGAATCAATAGGGTTACAAGGCAATATAAAGGATACAAAGAAGGATCTAGATCCAAACGACTACACAGCTGTTAAAGCAAAAGTAGATTAGCCAGCACACAGCGACAGCAGCGGAGCGTAACGGTTGTGGATAGGACTCTCCGTACTCCTCTCCTCAGCTCTACAATACGACAAGATGGTCTTCGGAGAAGACAAGTGAGGGTTAAGTGTCTTGGGCTCTTCCTGGGCCATACTGTTGTGGGCTTCACTTACACCCCCCCTCAAACTTGCGGTGGGTGGTTCAGCCACTCCAAGTTTGCTCCGAAGATCAACAAACGCCTTGCGAGGTAACGGCTTCGTAAAGATATCAGCAACCTGCAGGTTAGCTGGGATGTGCCTTGTTTCAATCAAGCCAAGTGCAACCTGCTCCCTTATGTAGTGATAATCCGTGTCAAAGTGCTTTGACCGCTTGTGGAGAGCAGGGTTGGTGGTGAGATAAACAGCAGAAAGATTGTCACAGAGCAAGAGTGTTGCATCAGCTTGAGAAATACGAAGATCTCGAAGCAGTTGAGATAACCAGGTGATCTCTTGAGCAGTCGTAGCAAGAGCTCTGTATTCAGCTTCTGTCGACGAGCGTGAGACAGTCTCTTGCCTTTTTGCTGACCATGAAACAAGGTTAGGACCGAGGAAAGTGCAGAAGCCAGTAGTCGACCTCCTAGTGTCATGACAACCGGCCCAGTCACTGTCACAGAAGGCTAACAAAGACATTGTCATGTCTCTCTTGATATGTAGACCCAGTGCCGTAGTACCTCGTAGGTAACGCAAAATACGTTTCAGGAGAGCAAAGTCAGAGCCAGTTGGTGCGTGCATCCTTTGACAGACAAAATTCACTGCAAACTGGATGTCTGGACGAGAGATGGTTAGGTATTGCAACTTACCAGCCAAGCTTCTGAAGTAAGTCGGCTCAGGAAAGAGACTAGGATCAGGATTCTCAATGCGTTGCGGAAGTGGCGTGGGCATAGGATTGCAATCTTGCATCTGAGCTTCGGTGAGTATGTCTTCAGTATAGGCCTTTTGATGAAGAAAGATGCCATCAGAATGAGTGATCATTTCTATGCCAAGAAAATATTCTGGAACCCCCATATCTTTCATAGAGAATCGGTGGGACAAAGTATCAATTAGCTCCTGCAGCAAGCATTCATCACTCCCAGTAAGCAAcatgtcatcgacatataggAGCAAAACCATAGACTGCTCTCCGCGGTGAAACGTGAACATAGAAGGGTCTGACTTGCTGCATTCAAAACCATAATCAATCATGAAGCTACTGAACGTATCAAACCATGCGCGGGGAGCCTGCTTTAGCCCATACAGAGCTTTAGTAAGCTTGCAAACAAACTGAGGGCGTTCTGCATCCACAAACCCATCAGGTTGGTACATAAAGACTGGCTCCTGGAGATCACCGTGAAGAAAGGCACTAGTGACATCCAATTGCCTAATAGGCCACTTCTTAGAAACTGCAATTTGTAACATGAGGCGTATGGTAGCTGTCCTTACCACAGGACTAAAGGTCTCCAAATAATCACAACCTTCCTCCTGTTCGTAACCTTTCCCAACCAGCCGCGCTCTTAGCTTCTTTACTGTACCATCAGGGTTCAACTTCTCAGTGTAGACCCATCTGCTCGTGATGATGTTCATATCATCTGTTGGAGGCACTAAAGACCATGTGTCCAACATATGAATGTTCTCCATTTCAGTCATCACAGCTTTGTTCCACCCAGGATGTTTCATCGCTTCAGCAATGTTTTTCGGAAGTCCTGTTGGTCTTTTCGAGGCAACCAGAGCATACcttgggttgggcttatgaacTCCCGCCTTACTTCTGGTTTGCATACCGTGAAGATTTTCAGCCTGAATAGGATTGTCAGAAGGTACTGCCTCTGGCTCGACTATGGGAGGGTTCGGTTCGTCTTCATTATCTGATGGAACAACAGGAGCAATGGGAGGTTCAACTCCCGTAGGTTGATTATGTGGTGTGACCAAGAAGCGAGTGATTTGTTCAGGCTCCTTGGTAACTTCCTCCAAAGCCGTTGCTGACTGCCAGGCTTTAAGTAGACTCGTCTCATACCGAGGAACCAGGTGTTTAAAACCTTCCTTGAATGGGAATAGACCTTCATCAAAGAGTACATGTCTTGAGATATAGACTTTGCCTGTAGGTGGGTAGAGGCATCTGTACCCTTTGTACAGATTGCTATACCCCATGAAGACACATTGTAACGACTTAGGCTCGAACTTGTGAGTTTGGAGAGGTCGAAGACAAGGATAGCATGCTGACCCAAACACACGAAGAGCTTCATAATCTGGTTTGCACTTGTATAGTTTCTCATGCGGACTGACGTTATCCAAGACCACGGAGGGCAGAAGATTGATAATGTGATTAGCTGTGGAGAAGGCTTCAACCCATAGGTGTAGCGGAAGATGACTGTGGAACATCATGGATAAGCCTAACTCCACACAGTGTCTGTGCTTTCTTTCTGCGAGACCATTCTGCGCCGGTGTG
The nucleotide sequence above comes from Brassica napus cultivar Da-Ae chromosome A9, Da-Ae, whole genome shotgun sequence. Encoded proteins:
- the LOC106405477 gene encoding CRIB domain-containing protein RIC3 isoform X2, which translates into the protein MTTVKGLLKGLRYITQIFDKDKDQDIQIGFPTDVKHVAHIGSDGPAANMPSWMGDFKPQEHENGQVVSRGDVTNNPIGEGVGLQELLPPPPEKLKHKKTRRKSETTSQNGSPPRRSSNVSTSDMLPKHSRRHSRSRHGSMDSSNDPSVRRKRVVSVNEVEGSDPLSDSSTTHRKSTSRHRKVKGSGGGGEVSMKKTKAKPESSIVQPVDVCNDGNTSNKD
- the LOC106405477 gene encoding CRIB domain-containing protein RIC3 isoform X1; protein product: MTTVKGLLKGLRYITQIFDEDKDKDQDIQIGFPTDVKHVAHIGSDGPAANMPSWMGDFKPQEHENGQVVSRGDVTNNPIGEGVGLQELLPPPPEKLKHKKTRRKSETTSQNGSPPRRSSNVSTSDMLPKHSRRHSRSRHGSMDSSNDPSVRRKRVVSVNEVEGSDPLSDSSTTHRKSTSRHRKVKGSGGGGEVSMKKTKAKPESSIVQPVDVCNDGNTSNKD